TTGCTCTCCTGCTGGTCGCGCTGTTCAACCTCTTCCAGACGCCCACGCAGCAGGCCGGTGGCAGCAGTGAGATTTCCTTCTCGCAGCTTCTCGCCGAGGCTGATTCCGGGGCGGTGTCGGAAGTGACGATCCAGGGCGAGAAGATTACCGGCTCCTACTCCGATGGCCGGACCTTCTCTACCTATGCGCCGCCGAATGCCAATGTGACCGAACGCCTCTATGAGCGCGGTGTGACAATTTCTGCCCGGCCGAGCAATTCGGATTCTCCGACGCTGCTGAGCGTGCTGGTGTCGTGGTTCCCGATGCTGCTGCTGATCGCGGTGTGGATTTTCTTCATGCGTCAGATGCAGGGCGGCGGCGGCAAGGCCATGGGCTTCGGCAAGTCGAAGGCCAAGCTGCTGACCGAGCGGCATGGCCGGGTGACGTTCGATGACGTTGCAGGCGTGGATGAAGCCAAGGACGACCTGCAGGAAATCGTCGAGTTCCTGAAGGACCCGCAGAAGTTCCAGCGCCTGGGCGGCCGCATCCCCAAGGGTGCGCTGCTTGTTGGCCCTCCGGGCACCGGTAAGACGCTGATTGCGCGTGCCGTGGCGGGTGAAGCCAATGTGCCGTTCTTCACGATCTCCGGGTCGGACTTCGTGGAAATGTTCGTCGGCGTCGGTGCGTCCCGCGTGCGCGACATGTTCGAGCAGGCGAAGAAGAACGCACCGTGCATCATCTTCATCGATGAAATCGACGCCGTGGGCCGCCATCGTGGCGCGGGCCTTGGCGGCGGCAATGACGAGCGCGAGCAGACCCTCAACCAGCTGCTGGTGGAGATGGACGGCTTTGAGGCCAATGAAGGCATCATCCTGATTGCCGCTACCAACCGTCCGGACGTGCTGGACCCGGCGCTGCTGCGTCCGGGCCGTTTCGACCGCCAGGTGGTGGTGCCGAACCCGGACATCATGGGCCGCGAGAAGATCCTCAAGGTGCATATGCGCAAGGTGCCGCTGGCGCCGGATGTGAACCCGAAGACGATTGCGCGCGGTACGCCGGGCTTTTCCGGTGCGGACCTTGCCAATCTGGTCAATGAGGCGGCGCTGCTGGCTGCCCGCCGCGCCAAACGGCTGGTGACCATGGCCGAGTTCGAGGACGCCAAGGACAAGGTGATGATGGGCGCCGAGCGCCGCACCATGGTGATGTCCGACGACGAGAAGAAGCTGACCGCCTATCACGAAGGCGGCCACGCACTTGTGGCGCTCAACGTGCCGTCCACCGACCCGATCCACAAGGCGACGATCATTCCGCGTGGCCGGGCGCTGGGCATGGTGATGCAGCTGCCGGAAAGCGACAAGCTGTCGATGAGCCGCCAGGAAATGGCGTCGCGCATGGCGATACTGATGGGTGGCCGCGTGGCCGAGGAAGTGGTGTTCGGCCATGACGCGGTGACGGCCGGTGCCGGCTCGGACATCGAGCAGGCCACCAAACTTGCCCGCAACATGGTGACCCGCTGGGGCATGTCGGATGATCTGGGCCCGCTGGCCTTCGGCGAGAACCAGGAAGAAGTGTTCCTGGGGCACTCCGTGGCGCGCAACCAGAACATGTCCGAAGAGACGGCCCGGCGGATTGATGCCGAGGTGACACGGCTGGTGAAGGAAGGCCACGAAGAGGCCACGCGCATTCTCACCGAGAAGCGTGACCAGCTGGAAATCATCGGGCAGGGGCTGCTTGAATATGAGACGCTCTCGGGCGACGAGATCAAGGCACTGCTCAACGGCCAGAAGCCGACGCGCGATGAGGATGACGACACGACGCCGGAGCAGGGGACAACGTCCTCCGTGCCGACGGCGGGCCGCCGCCACTCCAGCGAGCCGGGCTCCGTACCGCCGGGGGCCGAGCCGCAGGGCACCTGACGGGCGCGTCTTTTCAAAACACATGAGTGGTCATGAGGCCCGGAAGCGATATGCTCCCGGGCCTTTTGATTATCCGGACCCTTCCATGACGACGCCTGTGCTTCTCGGCATTCTCAACATCACCGCGGATTCCTTTTCCGATGGCGGGCGCTATCTCGACCCTGCCGCGGCACTGGCGCATGGGCGGGCGCTGATGGCGGACGGTGCGGACGGGCTTGATGTGGGGGCAGCGTCGAGCCACCCGGACTCTCAGGACGTAGGCGCTGCGGAAGAGATACGCCGTCTTGAGGCCGTGGTGCCTGACCTGGTGCGGGCGGGTATCCCCGTATCGATCGACAGTTTCGAACCGGACGTGCATCTCTGGGCGCTGGAGCAGGGGGTGGCCTATCTCAATGACATCCAGGGGTTTCCGCATGCCGATATCTATCCCCGGCTTGCAGCATCAGATGCGCGGCTGATCGTCATGCACGGGGTGCAGGGGCGGGGACGGGCGCGGCGGCAGGATGTACCGGCCGGTGAGATCTGGGGGCGGCTGTTTGACTTCTTCGATGAGCGTGTCGCGGCGCTGACGCAGGCAGGGGTGGCGCGGGACCGGCTCATTCTTGATCCGGGGATGGGGTTCTTCCTCGGGACTGACCCGGATGTGTCGCTGACCGTGCTGCGCGAGATGGCCAAGCTTGAGGAGCGGTACGGCCTGCCGGTGCTGATTTCCGTCTCCCGCAAGAGCTTTTTGCGGGCGATGACGGGGCGGGATGTGGCTGATATCGGCCCGGCGACTCTGGCTGCTGAGCTGCACGCGACGCGACAGGGAGCGGTGTTCATCCGCACCCATGCGCCCGGCGCGCTGCGGGATGCCCTGGCGGTGATGGCGGCGCTTGAGGCTGAGTGAGCCCGGCCATGCCCCCGGCGCATGGCATTGGGGGTGGCGGATCAGGGCATTAACCGGTAACACGCTGAAAACATTCGTTAACTTTCTTATCAAGCACAGCGGCTATAGTGCGCCGCGATGAGGCGGCCTGAGTGCCTCAGAGCGTGCGGGGGACGACATGTCACGTAAGTATTTCGGCACGGACGGCATTCGTGGCCGGGCCAACCAGGAACCGATGACGGCGGCGACCGCCCTGAAAGTGGGCATGGCGGCGGGCCGCGTGTTCACGCGTGGGGAGCACCGCCATCGGGTGGTGATCGGCAAGGATACGCGCCTGTCCGGCTACATGATCGAGAATGCGCTGGTGGCGGGATTTACGTCGGTGGGCATGGACGTGTTCCAGTTCGGTCCGCTGCCGACGCCGGCTGTTGCCATGCTGACGCGCTCGCTGCGGGCGGATCTGGGTGTGATGATCTCGGCCTCGCACAACAGCTATGGCGACAACGGCATCAAGCTGTTCGGG
The sequence above is drawn from the Pyruvatibacter mobilis genome and encodes:
- the ftsH gene encoding ATP-dependent zinc metalloprotease FtsH — encoded protein: MNNFRNFALWAIIALLLVALFNLFQTPTQQAGGSSEISFSQLLAEADSGAVSEVTIQGEKITGSYSDGRTFSTYAPPNANVTERLYERGVTISARPSNSDSPTLLSVLVSWFPMLLLIAVWIFFMRQMQGGGGKAMGFGKSKAKLLTERHGRVTFDDVAGVDEAKDDLQEIVEFLKDPQKFQRLGGRIPKGALLVGPPGTGKTLIARAVAGEANVPFFTISGSDFVEMFVGVGASRVRDMFEQAKKNAPCIIFIDEIDAVGRHRGAGLGGGNDEREQTLNQLLVEMDGFEANEGIILIAATNRPDVLDPALLRPGRFDRQVVVPNPDIMGREKILKVHMRKVPLAPDVNPKTIARGTPGFSGADLANLVNEAALLAARRAKRLVTMAEFEDAKDKVMMGAERRTMVMSDDEKKLTAYHEGGHALVALNVPSTDPIHKATIIPRGRALGMVMQLPESDKLSMSRQEMASRMAILMGGRVAEEVVFGHDAVTAGAGSDIEQATKLARNMVTRWGMSDDLGPLAFGENQEEVFLGHSVARNQNMSEETARRIDAEVTRLVKEGHEEATRILTEKRDQLEIIGQGLLEYETLSGDEIKALLNGQKPTRDEDDDTTPEQGTTSSVPTAGRRHSSEPGSVPPGAEPQGT
- the folP gene encoding dihydropteroate synthase; this translates as MTTPVLLGILNITADSFSDGGRYLDPAAALAHGRALMADGADGLDVGAASSHPDSQDVGAAEEIRRLEAVVPDLVRAGIPVSIDSFEPDVHLWALEQGVAYLNDIQGFPHADIYPRLAASDARLIVMHGVQGRGRARRQDVPAGEIWGRLFDFFDERVAALTQAGVARDRLILDPGMGFFLGTDPDVSLTVLREMAKLEERYGLPVLISVSRKSFLRAMTGRDVADIGPATLAAELHATRQGAVFIRTHAPGALRDALAVMAALEAE